From Schizosaccharomyces pombe strain 972h- genome assembly, chromosome: II, the proteins below share one genomic window:
- the sec11 gene encoding signal peptidase subunit Sec11, with protein MQKLSFRQGLAQILNLLLVLSSAYMGYKTLSFVTDCESPVVVVLSESMEPSFQRGDLLFLDNRNPSFDEAKVPSVFEKIIYGSPVGIGDIVVYSLPDRPIPIVHRVVKLYESENQTHLITKGDNNKIDDVAMFPKSINYLDRENHILGVVRGYFPYLGMITIWLTDYPILKYIMLGGLGLLTLIQKEEQ; from the exons ATGCAGAAACTGAGTTTTCGTCAg GGTTTAGCTCAAATTCTTAACCTTCTTCTCGTTCTTTCAAGCGCGTATATGGGTTACAAAACCCTCTCGTTTGTGACCGATTGCGAGAGCCCAGTAGTCGTAGTTTTGTCAGAATCTATGGAACCTTCTTTCCAACGAGGGgatcttttatttttagataATCGAAATCCCTCTTTTGACGAAGCAAAAGTCCCTTctgtatttgaaaaaattatatatggATCACCTGTAGGCATTGGTGACATTGTTGTATACTCACTTCCTGACCGCCCTATACCCATTGTTCACCGAGTGGTAAAGCTATATGAATCTGA AAACCAGACCCATTTAATCACAAAGGGTGACAATAATAAGATTGATGATGTTGCTATGTTTCCAAAATCTATAAACTACTTGGATAGAGAAAATCATATACTTGGTGTCGTCCGTGGATACTTTCCATATTTGGGTATGATAACAATTTGGCTGACAGACTATCCCATACTGAAATACATCATGCTTGGAGGATTAGGACTGCTTACCttgattcaaaaagaagagcAGTAA
- the rps1202 gene encoding 40S ribosomal protein eS12: MSTEGDHVPQAEEVIETVEVVEEETGSSPLSVEDSLKEVLKRALVHDGLARGIREASKALDRRQAHLCVLCESCDQEAYVKLVEALCAESQTPLVKVADPKILGEWAGLCVLDRDGNARKVVGCSCVAVTDYGEDSVALQTLLSSFAA; this comes from the exons atgtcaACAGAAGGAGATCATGTGCCCCAGGCTGAAGAGGTCATTGAGACCGTCGAAGTTGTAGAAGAGGAAACTGGTTCTTCCCCATTGTCCGTTGAGGATTCTTTGAAAGAGGTTCTAAAGCGTGCACTTGTCCATGATGGACTTGCTCGCGGTATCCGTGAAGCTTCCAAAGCCCTTGACCGTCGCCAAGCCCACCTTTGTGTTCTATGCGAGAGCTGTGATCAAGAAGCTTATGTTAAGCTTGTTGAAGCCCTTTGTGCTGAATCCCAAACCCCTTTGGTTAAAGTAGCTGATCCTAAGATCTTAGGTGAATGGGCTGGTTTGTGCGTTCTTGACCGTGATGGAAATGCCCGTAAGGTTGTTGGCTGCTCTTGTGTTGCTGTAACT gACTATGGTGAGGACTCTGTTGCTTTACAAACTTTGCTTTCTAGCTTTGCTGCTTAG
- the vma9 gene encoding V-type ATPase V0 subunit e: MGGLVVLLVGLLTALMSVVSYYVSPKGNNTSTWQMSLILTFSCCYLLWAITYLAQLHPLEAPSRVLE; this comes from the exons ATGGGTGGTCTCGTTGTTTTACTTGTCGGCCTTTTGACGGCCTTAATGAGTGTAGTTTCTTACTATGTCTCGCCCAAGGGAAATAATACTAG TACTTGGCAGATGTCATTAATTCttactttttcttgttgCTATTTATTATG GGCAATTACTTATTTAGCACAGTTGCATCCATTAGAGGCTCCATCTCGAGTTCTTGAGTAA